Proteins encoded by one window of Salmonirosea aquatica:
- a CDS encoding DUF2157 domain-containing protein, producing MKVNLLLDELEQKELLTPAQRVVIGQYEKQKPVSLFIYLRTLLYLSISAFIGGIGVLIYENIDTVGHTILISILALVTVGCFVFVFRKGTPYRPEKVVQTTHYFDTVLLLGCLLFLTLEGYAQYQYELFGTRYGLAVIIPAIFFFYLAYRYDHQGVLSLAITALASWVGLTATPSELLVKNDFSDPAVIRASVIFGAIILTTARFLKQRGIKPHFTYTYVLLAGTLYLAACTGGMFTQDRLQLLFGVLLGIGCWDFFKNAQDENSLLLLLISVIFGYTGITYLLFNNLLNEFMEFLASFYLLASAAGVVWFFVSYKKILKRS from the coding sequence ATGAAAGTAAATCTCCTCCTCGACGAACTGGAGCAAAAGGAATTGCTTACACCCGCCCAGCGCGTGGTCATCGGGCAATACGAAAAACAGAAACCCGTATCGCTTTTTATCTACCTACGTACCCTCCTCTATCTTTCCATTTCGGCTTTCATCGGAGGCATCGGTGTGCTGATTTACGAAAATATCGACACGGTCGGCCATACCATCCTTATCTCGATCCTGGCGCTGGTCACGGTAGGTTGTTTCGTATTTGTCTTTAGGAAAGGTACCCCCTACCGCCCCGAAAAAGTAGTGCAGACGACGCATTATTTCGATACTGTATTACTGCTGGGCTGCCTGCTGTTTCTGACGCTGGAAGGCTACGCACAGTATCAGTACGAACTGTTCGGCACCCGCTACGGGCTGGCCGTCATTATTCCCGCGATTTTCTTTTTCTACCTGGCCTACCGTTACGACCATCAGGGGGTACTTTCGCTGGCCATCACGGCCCTGGCCTCGTGGGTAGGGCTTACGGCTACCCCCAGTGAATTATTGGTAAAAAACGATTTCTCGGATCCGGCTGTGATTCGTGCCTCTGTTATTTTCGGAGCGATCATACTGACAACCGCGAGGTTTCTGAAACAACGGGGAATCAAACCCCATTTCACGTACACCTATGTTTTGCTGGCCGGTACCCTCTATCTGGCGGCCTGCACAGGTGGAATGTTTACGCAGGATAGGCTACAGTTGCTGTTCGGCGTACTGCTAGGTATTGGTTGCTGGGATTTTTTCAAAAACGCCCAGGACGAAAACTCGTTGCTGCTTCTCTTAATCAGTGTGATTTTCGGATACACCGGAATCACCTATCTGCTCTTTAACAACCTGCTTAATGAGTTCATGGAGTTTCTGGCCTCTTTTTACCTGCTGGCCAGTGCGGCGGGAGTCGTCTGGTTTTTTGTCAGCTACAAGAAAATATTGAAGCGTTCCTGA
- a CDS encoding sulfatase family protein yields MKYLLLLFLALPGLGFSQKSQKPNILFILSDDHTAQAWGIYGGILQDYVKNDNIRWLADHGVVLENAFCTNSICVPSRAAILTGQYSHRNGVYDLDDALEPDSANFAKLLQEAGYQTAIIGKWHLKKEPTGFDYYLVLPGQGRYWNPILKTRDNWQDGNAGGTEYQGFSADVIADQSIAWLKNRNKDRPFYLSMHFKATHEPYDYPARHQEFLADVELPYPGNFADWGPAPSGRTHDGWPLEILGKRYEAQTGKGYPGNSFSLQGLDSLAARKKTYQKFVKDFLRSGAAIDDNIGRLIAHLRESGELDNTVIIYTADQGYFLGEHGFFDKRFIYEQSLRMPFVISYPRELKAGKRIDDLILNIDFPALFLDFAGVKQPASMQGRSFRENLQGKTPRDWRKDLYYRYWANEPNRPAHFGIRTDRYKLAFFYGQSRTKTERDKMKYPPGWEFYDLRKDPHEDHNAIRDPQYQALIDSMKKRLQTLKQESGDVETNPTIRQLIEQNQ; encoded by the coding sequence ATGAAATACCTGCTGCTTCTTTTTCTTGCATTACCCGGACTGGGCTTTTCGCAAAAGAGCCAGAAACCCAACATCCTCTTCATCCTGTCCGACGACCACACCGCGCAGGCCTGGGGCATCTACGGCGGTATCTTGCAGGACTACGTCAAGAACGACAACATCCGCTGGCTGGCCGACCACGGCGTGGTGCTGGAGAACGCCTTCTGCACCAACTCCATCTGCGTGCCCAGCCGGGCGGCCATCCTCACCGGCCAGTACAGCCACCGCAACGGCGTCTACGACCTGGACGATGCCCTAGAGCCCGACAGTGCCAATTTTGCCAAACTGCTCCAAGAGGCTGGCTACCAGACGGCCATCATCGGCAAGTGGCACCTCAAGAAGGAACCCACCGGCTTCGACTACTACCTGGTGCTGCCCGGCCAGGGACGGTACTGGAACCCCATCCTGAAAACCCGCGACAACTGGCAGGATGGCAATGCCGGGGGAACGGAATACCAGGGATTCTCCGCCGACGTGATCGCCGACCAGTCGATCGCCTGGCTGAAAAACCGCAACAAGGACCGGCCCTTCTATTTGTCGATGCACTTCAAGGCCACCCACGAGCCCTACGACTACCCCGCCCGCCACCAGGAATTCCTGGCCGACGTGGAGCTGCCCTACCCCGGGAATTTTGCGGACTGGGGGCCGGCCCCCAGCGGCCGCACCCACGACGGCTGGCCGCTGGAAATCCTGGGCAAACGCTACGAAGCCCAGACCGGGAAGGGGTACCCGGGCAACTCCTTCTCCTTGCAAGGTCTGGATTCGCTGGCCGCGCGTAAAAAGACTTACCAGAAGTTCGTCAAGGATTTCCTGCGGTCGGGGGCGGCCATCGACGACAACATCGGCCGGCTGATCGCCCATCTGCGGGAGAGCGGCGAGCTGGACAACACCGTCATCATCTACACCGCCGACCAGGGGTACTTCCTGGGCGAGCACGGCTTCTTCGACAAACGCTTCATCTACGAGCAGTCGCTGCGCATGCCCTTTGTGATCTCCTACCCCCGGGAATTGAAAGCCGGTAAAAGAATCGACGACCTGATCCTGAATATCGATTTTCCCGCCCTGTTTCTGGACTTTGCCGGGGTGAAGCAGCCGGCCTCGATGCAGGGGCGGAGCTTCCGCGAAAACCTGCAAGGCAAGACCCCCAGGGACTGGCGTAAGGACCTGTACTACCGCTACTGGGCCAACGAGCCCAACCGGCCGGCCCATTTCGGCATCCGCACCGACCGCTACAAGCTGGCGTTCTTCTACGGCCAGAGCCGCACCAAGACCGAGCGCGACAAGATGAAGTACCCCCCCGGCTGGGAATTTTACGATCTGAGGAAAGACCCGCACGAGGACCACAACGCCATCCGCGACCCGCAGTACCAGGCCCTGATCGACAGCATGAAGAAGAGATTGCAAACCCTCAAGCAGGAAAGCGGCGATGTGGAAACCAACCCTACCATCCGCCAGCTGATTGAGCAGAACCAGTAA
- a CDS encoding NCS2 family permease: protein MLERYFELRRNGTSVRVELIAGLSTFLATMYIIVVNPAILSQAGMPFSGVLTATVLLSFFCSLMMGVYAKNPLVVAPGMGLNAFFTFTAVKGLGITWETALGAVFWSGVIFLLLSLLNIRSLLLQAIPSALRHAIAAGIGLFIALIGFINAGFIVDNPATLISLGNTTSPSVLLFIFGLALTAILTTRKVPGGIIISILAVSIIYLLGGTLFGTAAPLPENWVSAPDFSLLFRLDLMGSLKFSLWPVIFAFIFTDLFDSLSTFVGVAEAADLKDKQGNPRNVKQSLLTDAVATTLAGLLGSSPGTTYIESAVGIEQGGRTGLTAVFAGLLFLPFMFLSPVLSLVPAVATAPALVMVGVYMARPVVQINWQDMEEAIPAFLAMILIPFSYSITQGIIWGFLSWTLLKIAQGKFRELSPVLLIIDVLAILSLITGVHP, encoded by the coding sequence ATGCTGGAACGCTACTTTGAACTGCGCCGGAATGGTACCTCGGTGCGCGTGGAACTCATCGCCGGGTTATCCACTTTTCTGGCTACGATGTACATCATTGTGGTCAATCCGGCCATCCTGAGTCAGGCAGGCATGCCATTCAGCGGGGTACTTACGGCTACGGTGCTGCTGTCATTTTTTTGCAGCCTGATGATGGGCGTTTACGCCAAAAATCCGCTGGTCGTAGCACCGGGCATGGGATTGAATGCTTTCTTCACCTTCACGGCGGTGAAGGGTTTGGGAATAACTTGGGAAACGGCTTTGGGCGCCGTATTCTGGTCGGGCGTAATATTCCTTTTACTTTCTTTACTAAACATCCGGTCGTTGCTGCTGCAAGCCATTCCCAGTGCCTTGCGTCATGCCATTGCGGCCGGAATCGGTCTGTTCATTGCCCTGATCGGCTTCATTAATGCCGGGTTTATCGTGGACAATCCGGCCACGCTCATCAGCCTGGGCAACACGACGAGCCCGTCGGTATTGCTTTTTATTTTCGGCTTGGCCCTGACTGCCATCCTCACTACCCGAAAGGTACCCGGAGGAATTATCATCAGCATTTTGGCTGTTTCCATTATCTACTTATTGGGGGGTACCTTGTTCGGTACTGCCGCTCCGCTTCCCGAAAACTGGGTATCCGCCCCGGATTTCAGTCTGCTCTTTCGTTTAGATCTGATGGGTTCTTTGAAATTCTCGCTCTGGCCCGTCATCTTTGCCTTCATTTTCACCGACCTTTTCGATAGCTTGTCTACTTTCGTAGGAGTAGCCGAGGCCGCCGACTTGAAGGATAAGCAGGGAAACCCGCGAAATGTCAAGCAGTCGCTGCTGACCGATGCCGTAGCCACCACCCTGGCCGGGCTGTTGGGTAGCAGTCCGGGGACAACCTATATTGAATCGGCCGTGGGCATCGAACAGGGCGGACGCACGGGATTGACGGCCGTTTTTGCGGGCTTGCTCTTCCTGCCTTTTATGTTTCTGTCGCCCGTTTTATCCCTTGTACCGGCCGTGGCCACGGCTCCAGCTTTGGTCATGGTGGGGGTATACATGGCGCGGCCCGTGGTGCAGATCAACTGGCAGGATATGGAAGAGGCCATTCCGGCTTTCCTCGCGATGATACTGATTCCCTTCAGCTACTCCATCACGCAGGGGATCATTTGGGGATTTCTGAGTTGGACACTTTTAAAAATCGCGCAGGGAAAATTCAGAGAGCTTTCGCCCGTCCTGCTGATTATTGACGTTCTTGCTATCCTGTCGTTGATTACCGGCGTTCATCCCTAG
- a CDS encoding molybdopterin-dependent oxidoreductase, with the protein MDKLDKIVEARMKLRARFEKKMRDTPSVSDGQPQGTGPTNRHGMPKLPIGQFETEKWPVLDLGYKPNISLDRWRLYVDGEVENPVVLKWEDFMDLPQTEDVSDFHCVTTWSRMDVPWVGVRMMDLAALVQPKDTATHVMFYGYDTYATNISLEEALKPDVLLVHTADHVPLPLDHGGPVRVITPQLYAWKGAKWIKRIHFMAGDKPGFWEARGYSNTAYPWRNDRYSE; encoded by the coding sequence ATGGATAAACTCGATAAAATTGTTGAAGCCCGTATGAAACTGCGAGCGCGGTTTGAGAAGAAAATGCGGGATACGCCTTCCGTCTCGGACGGTCAGCCGCAGGGTACCGGCCCTACCAACCGCCACGGCATGCCCAAACTGCCCATCGGCCAGTTTGAAACCGAAAAATGGCCGGTGCTGGATCTGGGCTACAAACCCAATATTTCGCTGGATCGCTGGCGGCTGTACGTGGACGGGGAAGTGGAAAATCCGGTGGTACTGAAATGGGAGGATTTCATGGACTTGCCCCAAACCGAAGATGTCAGCGATTTTCACTGCGTCACGACCTGGTCGCGGATGGACGTACCCTGGGTAGGTGTCCGGATGATGGATCTGGCGGCATTGGTACAACCTAAAGATACCGCCACGCATGTGATGTTTTACGGCTACGATACCTACGCCACCAACATATCCCTGGAAGAAGCCCTCAAACCGGATGTGCTGCTGGTACATACCGCCGACCACGTACCCTTACCCCTCGACCATGGCGGTCCGGTGCGGGTCATCACGCCGCAGCTTTACGCCTGGAAAGGCGCCAAATGGATCAAGCGCATTCACTTTATGGCGGGGGATAAGCCCGGTTTCTGGGAAGCACGCGGCTACTCCAACACGGCTTACCCCTGGCGCAACGATCGCTACAGCGAGTAG
- a CDS encoding amidase: MQNFTRKVLVVLAILTSFGLGSFLTLKAPEAITTEMVHQASQIFGLTFTEAERDSMLSNLERARKGYEDIRAIPLTNDVTPALYFNPLPTGFVLDSIKKPFKYSTLLKASLPKNKDDLAFYTISELASLLRSRQITSVELTEFFLARLKKYDPQLHCVITLTDDLALAQARKADEEIKAGKYRGLLHGIPYGAKDLLAKKGYKTTWGAGPYKDQTLDMDATVIRKLEDAGAVLCAKLTMGALAMGDVWFGEKTRNPWSTQDGSSGSSAGSASSVSAGLLPFAIGTETLGSIVSPSTVCGTTGLRPTYGRVSRHGAMALSWSMDKIGPICRTVEDCALVFNAIYGPDGFDKTIIDAPFNYAPPAKSLKGMRMGYLKKAFESNYNNKTNDSLTLEVLKKLGVELVPMELPDYPLSAMTAIISVEGAAAFDDMTRSDRDELLVRQTKNAWPNSFRSARFMPAVEYLQANRLRTKLIEDTYEVLKKADVDVYISPSYGGGNLSTTNLTGHPCVVLPNGFTSKGTPTSITFMGQLFQEARVLAVAKAYQDATDFHRKHPALQ, encoded by the coding sequence ATGCAAAACTTTACTCGAAAAGTACTAGTTGTTCTAGCCATTCTCACCAGCTTCGGCCTCGGCTCTTTCCTGACCCTCAAAGCTCCTGAGGCCATTACTACCGAAATGGTGCACCAAGCCTCCCAGATTTTCGGCCTCACCTTCACCGAAGCCGAGCGCGATTCCATGCTCAGTAATCTGGAAAGGGCGCGGAAAGGGTACGAAGATATACGGGCCATCCCCCTGACCAATGATGTAACACCGGCGCTGTACTTCAATCCGTTACCCACGGGATTTGTATTGGATTCTATCAAGAAACCCTTTAAATACAGTACCCTGCTGAAAGCCTCTTTGCCCAAAAACAAAGACGACCTGGCTTTCTATACGATTTCTGAACTAGCCTCCCTGCTGCGCTCGCGTCAGATTACTTCGGTGGAGCTGACGGAATTTTTCCTGGCCCGCCTTAAAAAGTACGATCCCCAGCTGCATTGCGTCATCACCCTCACCGACGACCTCGCCCTGGCGCAGGCCCGCAAAGCCGATGAGGAAATCAAAGCTGGGAAGTACCGTGGTTTGTTACACGGCATTCCCTATGGTGCCAAGGATTTATTAGCTAAAAAAGGCTACAAAACCACCTGGGGTGCCGGGCCGTACAAAGACCAGACGTTGGACATGGACGCCACCGTCATCAGAAAGCTGGAAGATGCGGGTGCCGTGCTGTGCGCTAAGCTGACGATGGGTGCACTAGCGATGGGCGATGTATGGTTTGGCGAGAAAACTCGCAATCCGTGGTCTACCCAGGACGGTTCGAGCGGTTCGTCGGCGGGCTCGGCTTCGTCGGTCTCAGCCGGACTTTTGCCCTTTGCCATTGGTACCGAAACGTTGGGGAGCATCGTGTCGCCTTCGACGGTATGCGGTACCACGGGGCTACGACCTACCTACGGGCGCGTAAGCCGCCACGGCGCGATGGCCCTGAGCTGGAGCATGGACAAGATTGGACCGATCTGTCGCACGGTAGAGGACTGCGCCCTGGTTTTCAATGCCATCTACGGGCCCGACGGTTTTGACAAAACGATCATCGACGCGCCTTTCAACTACGCGCCCCCGGCCAAATCGCTGAAAGGAATGCGGATGGGGTACCTTAAGAAAGCTTTTGAATCAAATTATAACAACAAAACCAACGATTCGCTGACGCTGGAAGTACTTAAAAAACTTGGGGTGGAACTGGTACCCATGGAGCTGCCCGACTACCCGCTGAGCGCCATGACGGCTATTATTTCGGTAGAAGGCGCGGCGGCTTTCGACGACATGACTCGCTCCGACCGCGACGAGCTGCTGGTACGTCAAACCAAAAATGCCTGGCCCAACTCCTTCCGCTCGGCCCGTTTTATGCCGGCGGTCGAGTACTTACAGGCGAACCGGCTACGCACCAAACTCATTGAAGATACGTATGAGGTTTTGAAAAAAGCGGACGTGGACGTATATATTTCACCGTCCTACGGCGGGGGAAACTTGTCAACCACCAATTTGACGGGCCATCCGTGTGTGGTGCTTCCCAATGGCTTTACGAGCAAAGGTACCCCCACCAGCATTACGTTCATGGGCCAACTGTTTCAGGAAGCCAGGGTACTGGCGGTGGCCAAAGCCTACCAAGATGCCACGGATTTCCACCGCAAACACCCCGCTTTGCAGTAG
- a CDS encoding VOC family protein, translated as MNGYFGGMKMLACTFLLWLRLTNVFAQVPYSSLRSTAVSIDHVPVVVRDLESIKNLLSETLHFKVKAGKPHAGIENCFVKFQDGTYLEFITPLDSTPDIGKYYTRFLKQRQGGTSLAISVQSAETVKKELRAKNIAFTSDSNQVWKTVEPSQSDLFYIEYADKSWKDTQQNTSHPNGALSLRSVWIISANVGEDTGKYSEFGFTNTGKEVLLDVPAHRLAVGSSTLFLIDQKNGKRLTSGFSARELTGICGFTLKVNSLGTLKNRLPKSDIVRVDTKRILYFLNEYNLFLEFIE; from the coding sequence GTGAATGGGTATTTCGGCGGTATGAAAATGTTGGCATGCACTTTCTTGCTATGGCTACGCTTAACAAACGTTTTCGCTCAGGTACCTTACTCCAGCCTAAGGTCAACGGCCGTCTCCATTGATCATGTTCCGGTAGTAGTTCGGGATTTAGAATCTATCAAAAACCTACTTTCCGAAACGCTGCATTTTAAAGTAAAAGCAGGAAAGCCCCACGCAGGCATCGAGAATTGTTTTGTAAAATTTCAGGATGGCACCTACCTCGAATTCATTACGCCGCTTGATAGTACACCCGATATTGGAAAGTACTACACCAGATTCTTAAAGCAAAGGCAGGGCGGCACGTCCCTGGCGATTTCGGTCCAGTCAGCAGAAACGGTCAAAAAAGAACTGCGGGCAAAAAACATTGCATTTACCAGCGATAGTAATCAAGTTTGGAAAACCGTCGAGCCCAGCCAGTCTGATCTTTTTTATATCGAATATGCGGATAAAAGCTGGAAAGACACCCAGCAAAACACGAGTCACCCGAACGGTGCATTGTCCCTGCGATCGGTTTGGATTATTTCAGCGAATGTAGGGGAAGATACCGGGAAGTACTCAGAATTCGGTTTTACCAATACGGGAAAAGAAGTACTTTTAGATGTTCCAGCCCACCGACTTGCCGTTGGAAGCAGCACATTATTTTTAATCGATCAAAAAAACGGAAAACGACTTACCTCAGGGTTCAGCGCCAGAGAATTGACTGGAATCTGCGGCTTCACGCTAAAAGTCAATTCCCTGGGTACCTTGAAAAACAGGCTGCCAAAATCTGATATCGTTAGGGTTGATACCAAGCGTATCCTCTATTTCCTGAATGAGTACAATCTGTTTCTTGAATTTATTGAATGA
- a CDS encoding sulfatase family protein yields the protein MKHKITLFLTLFLCLGTFLAFRFSPADRPPNVVLVYIDDLGFGDLGRTGAVGYTTPNFDDMASKGMFLSQYYTPQAVCTASRAGLLTGCYPNRLGFAGATDHSAKTGINAEEETIAELLKAKGYATAAFGKWHLGFQKQFLPPHHGFDEYFGIPYSNDMWPNHPVNKNYYPPLPLIEGDEVVATNPDQSQFTTWFTERTINFIKKNKDKPFFAYLAHPMPHVPLFVSDKFKGKSQQGLYGDVIMELDWSIGQIRKTLRELKLDGNTLLIVTSDNGPWLSYGNHAGSAGGFREGKGTTFEGGHRVPCIVEWTGVVPAGVVSNNLAAGMDMLPTIVEATGASLPKKKIDGVSLLANLKGNLSVKPRETFLFYYRRNNLEAVRHGDWKLVFPHPGRTNEGFKPGKDGQPGGGNENFNHQGGLYDLRRDPGERYNVQFDFPEVTAELMKIADEARKDLGDDLTGSPGQNRRPIGRVTE from the coding sequence GTGAAGCATAAAATAACCCTCTTTCTAACCCTTTTCCTGTGCCTGGGCACCTTCCTGGCTTTCCGATTCTCCCCGGCCGACCGGCCGCCCAACGTCGTGCTGGTGTACATCGACGACCTGGGCTTCGGCGACCTGGGGCGCACCGGGGCGGTGGGCTACACCACGCCCAATTTTGACGACATGGCCAGCAAGGGCATGTTCCTCTCGCAGTACTACACGCCGCAGGCCGTCTGCACCGCTTCGCGGGCGGGCCTGCTGACGGGCTGCTACCCCAACCGCCTCGGTTTTGCCGGGGCGACGGACCATTCGGCCAAAACCGGCATCAACGCCGAGGAGGAGACCATCGCCGAGCTGCTGAAAGCCAAAGGGTACGCCACGGCCGCCTTCGGCAAGTGGCACCTGGGCTTCCAGAAGCAGTTCCTGCCCCCCCACCACGGCTTCGACGAGTACTTCGGCATCCCCTATTCCAACGACATGTGGCCCAACCACCCCGTCAACAAGAACTACTACCCGCCGCTGCCGCTGATCGAGGGCGACGAGGTGGTCGCCACCAATCCCGACCAGAGCCAGTTCACCACCTGGTTCACCGAGCGGACGATAAACTTTATTAAAAAGAATAAGGACAAGCCCTTCTTCGCCTACCTGGCCCACCCCATGCCGCACGTACCCCTGTTCGTGTCGGACAAGTTCAAGGGCAAATCGCAGCAGGGGCTGTACGGGGACGTGATCATGGAACTCGACTGGAGCATCGGGCAGATCCGCAAGACGCTCAGAGAGCTGAAACTCGACGGAAACACGCTGCTGATCGTCACCTCCGACAACGGCCCCTGGCTGTCCTACGGTAACCACGCGGGCAGCGCGGGCGGCTTCCGCGAGGGCAAGGGCACCACCTTCGAGGGCGGGCACCGGGTGCCCTGCATCGTGGAATGGACGGGCGTGGTGCCGGCGGGCGTGGTGTCCAACAACCTGGCGGCGGGCATGGATATGCTGCCGACCATTGTGGAGGCGACGGGGGCCAGCCTACCGAAGAAAAAAATCGACGGCGTGAGCCTGCTGGCCAATTTGAAGGGGAACCTGTCGGTCAAGCCGCGCGAAACGTTCCTGTTCTATTACCGCCGCAACAATCTGGAAGCGGTGCGTCACGGCGATTGGAAGCTGGTGTTTCCGCACCCAGGACGCACTAATGAGGGCTTCAAACCTGGGAAAGACGGCCAGCCGGGTGGGGGAAATGAGAACTTCAACCACCAGGGTGGGCTCTACGACCTGAGGCGCGATCCTGGCGAGCGCTACAACGTGCAGTTTGATTTTCCCGAGGTGACGGCCGAACTGATGAAGATCGCCGACGAAGCCCGCAAGGACCTGGGCGATGATTTGACCGGCAGCCCCGGCCAGAACCGCCGGCCCATCGGACGGGTGACTGAGTAG
- a CDS encoding 5'-methylthioadenosine/adenosylhomocysteine nucleosidase translates to MQKSVRFSLFILAFFFILVAPTRAQLYKKKNVTALLGAFSDEVKLLEESVSHKRVRTVHGIPFTTGKLNGRKVVIALTGIGKVNAAMTTTLMLQKFRPSEVLFTGIAGGLNPELLPGDIVIGRETTYHDFGYITFQKQATRATRNPITGEYNPVYFKADSILLAKTLEAAGKVTLKTASETRRAPKVVVGRIVTGDVFVSSEEKVNQLLTDFEADATEMEGAAVAQICHQQQVPCIVIRSLSDKANGTAREDMLNFLSVAARNSAALVLEILKEIK, encoded by the coding sequence ATGCAAAAATCAGTACGCTTCTCTCTTTTTATCCTGGCTTTTTTTTTCATCCTTGTTGCGCCTACCCGGGCGCAACTATACAAAAAGAAGAACGTAACTGCCCTGCTGGGTGCTTTCAGTGACGAGGTCAAATTGTTGGAAGAATCTGTCAGCCACAAGCGTGTCCGCACCGTGCACGGCATTCCGTTCACGACGGGAAAACTCAATGGCCGCAAGGTAGTCATTGCCCTCACGGGCATCGGAAAAGTGAATGCCGCCATGACGACCACGCTGATGCTCCAAAAATTCCGTCCTTCGGAGGTACTTTTCACGGGCATTGCGGGAGGACTCAATCCCGAACTACTGCCCGGCGACATCGTCATTGGCCGCGAAACAACCTACCACGATTTTGGCTACATCACTTTTCAGAAACAAGCTACCCGTGCCACCCGCAACCCCATCACGGGCGAGTACAACCCGGTTTATTTCAAGGCGGATTCTATACTATTGGCCAAAACGCTGGAGGCCGCCGGAAAAGTGACGCTCAAGACTGCCAGTGAGACCCGCCGTGCCCCCAAGGTAGTAGTCGGCAGAATCGTGACGGGCGATGTATTTGTCTCCTCGGAAGAGAAAGTCAATCAACTCCTCACGGATTTTGAGGCCGATGCCACCGAAATGGAAGGCGCCGCCGTGGCACAAATCTGCCATCAGCAACAGGTACCCTGCATCGTGATCCGAAGCCTGAGCGATAAAGCCAATGGAACCGCCCGGGAAGATATGCTCAATTTTCTGAGCGTAGCCGCCCGCAATTCAGCCGCCCTGGTACTGGAAATTCTTAAAGAAATTAAATAG
- a CDS encoding D-arabinono-1,4-lactone oxidase: MKKRTFLKLSSALMTAPLFSPLLSCETESKAETLKNWAGNLTYSTGQLDQAKSVAEAQELVKKYDKVKQLGTRHCFNKIADSDDRFVSLVGAPEDIVIAADGKSVTVNAGIKYGELSPYLHEKGFALHNLASLPHISVAGAIATATHGSGEKNGNLASAVSGLKMLTANGDLVTLSREKDGENFNAAVVHLGALGVLTEVTLDLQPTFLMTQYVYQNMPIAQLKDHFDEIQASGYSVSLFTNWQSQDIAEVWVKQRADAPQMDQKEWLGATLATQNLHPIPELSAENCTAQMGVPGPWYERMPHFKMGFTPSSGDELQAEYFLPRQHAVDAIMAIARLGNQVGPYLLTSEVRAIAADNLWMSPCYKQDCITIHFTWKPDWPGVSKLLPIVEKELAPYNARPHWGKLFAMAPADLQKHYPRLPEFREVAKHYDPKGKFRNAFLEKNVFGS, encoded by the coding sequence ATGAAAAAGCGAACCTTCCTCAAACTTTCCTCCGCCCTCATGACCGCTCCCTTGTTCTCTCCTTTACTAAGCTGTGAAACCGAAAGCAAGGCGGAAACTCTGAAAAACTGGGCGGGTAACCTCACATACAGTACCGGACAGCTGGATCAGGCTAAATCGGTGGCTGAGGCACAGGAATTAGTAAAAAAATATGATAAAGTGAAGCAATTAGGTACCCGGCATTGCTTCAACAAAATTGCCGACTCGGACGACCGCTTCGTGTCGCTGGTGGGAGCACCAGAGGATATTGTCATCGCAGCCGATGGCAAATCCGTGACGGTCAATGCGGGAATCAAGTACGGCGAATTGAGCCCCTACCTGCACGAAAAAGGCTTTGCCTTGCACAACCTGGCCTCGCTGCCTCATATTTCGGTGGCGGGCGCCATCGCCACCGCCACCCACGGTTCGGGCGAGAAAAACGGCAACCTGGCCTCAGCGGTGTCGGGTCTGAAAATGCTCACAGCCAATGGAGATTTGGTGACCCTTTCGCGGGAGAAGGACGGCGAAAATTTCAATGCCGCCGTAGTGCATCTGGGTGCTTTGGGTGTGCTAACAGAGGTGACGCTCGATCTGCAACCTACCTTTCTGATGACGCAGTATGTGTATCAGAATATGCCGATTGCCCAGCTGAAAGATCATTTCGACGAAATTCAGGCGAGTGGGTACAGCGTGAGTCTGTTCACCAATTGGCAGAGCCAGGATATTGCCGAAGTGTGGGTGAAGCAGCGCGCCGACGCGCCGCAAATGGACCAGAAAGAATGGCTGGGCGCTACCCTGGCCACCCAAAATCTGCACCCCATCCCCGAACTTTCCGCTGAAAATTGCACCGCCCAAATGGGGGTACCCGGTCCGTGGTACGAGCGGATGCCGCACTTCAAGATGGGATTTACGCCCAGCAGCGGCGACGAACTACAGGCGGAGTACTTTTTGCCGCGCCAGCACGCCGTAGACGCCATCATGGCCATCGCCCGCCTCGGCAACCAGGTAGGGCCCTACCTGCTCACCTCGGAAGTACGAGCGATTGCGGCGGACAATCTGTGGATGAGCCCTTGTTACAAGCAAGATTGCATCACGATCCACTTTACCTGGAAACCCGACTGGCCCGGGGTCAGTAAGTTGCTGCCGATTGTAGAAAAAGAATTGGCTCCCTACAACGCCCGCCCGCACTGGGGCAAGTTGTTCGCGATGGCTCCGGCTGATCTCCAAAAGCATTATCCCCGATTACCGGAGTTCCGGGAAGTGGCGAAGCACTATGATCCCAAGGGAAAGTTCCGGAATGCGTTTTTGGAGAAAAATGTGTTTGGTAGTTAA